One Ricinus communis isolate WT05 ecotype wild-type chromosome 2, ASM1957865v1, whole genome shotgun sequence DNA segment encodes these proteins:
- the LOC8274642 gene encoding cytokinin riboside 5'-monophosphate phosphoribohydrolase LOG1 isoform X1, with amino-acid sequence MENQQQQQLQPPMKSRFSRVCVFCGSSPGKNPSYQLAAIQLGHQLVEKNIDLVYGGGSIGLMGLVSQAVYDGGRHVLGVIPKTLMPREITGETVGEVRAVSGMHQRKAEMARQADAFIALPGGYGTLEELLEVITWAQLGIHDKPVGLLNVDGYYNSLLSFIDKAVDEGFVTPAARHIIVSAQTANELMSKLEEYVPRHSGVAPKLSWEMEQQLGYTLKTDIAR; translated from the exons ATGGAAAACCAACAGCAACAGCAACTTCAGCCTCCCATGAAATCAAGATTCAGTCGTGTCTGTGTATTCTGTGGTAGTAGCCCTGGCAAGAATCCTAGTTACCAGCTTGCTGCTATTCAACTTGGCCACCAACTG GTGGAGAAGAACATTGACTTGGTTTATGGAGGAGGAAGCATTGGTCTGATGGGTCTGGTCTCTCAAGCTGTTTATGACGGTGGCCGCCACGTGTTGGG AGTAATACCTAAGACTCTTATGCCAAGAGAG ATCACTGGAGAGACTGTGGGTGAAGTAAGAGCTGTATCAGGCATGCATCAACGCAAGGCTGAAATGGCTCGTCAAGCTGATGCGTTTATTGCCTTACCAG GTGGATATGGAACTTTGGAAGAATTGTTGGAGGTCATCACTTGGGCACAACTTGGCATCCATGACAAACcg GTAGGGCTTCTGAACGTGGATGGATACTATAACTCACTTCTATCGTTCATAGACAAAGCCGTTGATGAAGGGTTCGTTACCCCAGCTGCCCGTCACATTATTGTGTCTGCCCAAACTGCCAATGAACTCATGTCCAAGCTCGAG GAATATGTACCAAGGCATTCAGGGGTAGCCCCAAAGCTAAGTTGGGAGATGGAGCAACAACTGGGATATACTCTAAAGACAGATATTGCGCGTTGA
- the LOC8274642 gene encoding cytokinin riboside 5'-monophosphate phosphoribohydrolase LOG7 isoform X2, whose amino-acid sequence MENQQQQQLQPPMKSRFSRVCVFCGSSPGKNPSYQLAAIQLGHQLVEKNIDLVYGGGSIGLMGLVSQAVYDGGRHVLGVIPKTLMPREITGETVGEVRAVSGMHQRKAEMARQADAFIALPGGYGTLEELLEVITWAQLGIHDKPTKPLMKGSLPQLPVTLLCLPKLPMNSCPSSRNMYQGIQG is encoded by the exons ATGGAAAACCAACAGCAACAGCAACTTCAGCCTCCCATGAAATCAAGATTCAGTCGTGTCTGTGTATTCTGTGGTAGTAGCCCTGGCAAGAATCCTAGTTACCAGCTTGCTGCTATTCAACTTGGCCACCAACTG GTGGAGAAGAACATTGACTTGGTTTATGGAGGAGGAAGCATTGGTCTGATGGGTCTGGTCTCTCAAGCTGTTTATGACGGTGGCCGCCACGTGTTGGG AGTAATACCTAAGACTCTTATGCCAAGAGAG ATCACTGGAGAGACTGTGGGTGAAGTAAGAGCTGTATCAGGCATGCATCAACGCAAGGCTGAAATGGCTCGTCAAGCTGATGCGTTTATTGCCTTACCAG GTGGATATGGAACTTTGGAAGAATTGTTGGAGGTCATCACTTGGGCACAACTTGGCATCCATGACAAACcg ACAAAGCCGTTGATGAAGGGTTCGTTACCCCAGCTGCCCGTCACATTATTGTGTCTGCCCAAACTGCCAATGAACTCATGTCCAAGCTCGAG GAATATGTACCAAGGCATTCAGGGGTAG